One Triticum dicoccoides isolate Atlit2015 ecotype Zavitan chromosome 4B, WEW_v2.0, whole genome shotgun sequence genomic window carries:
- the LOC119291354 gene encoding deSI-like protein At4g17486, giving the protein MKLKTKRPGWKSLVPLQLSRKSTMRFFLFPKVQASGQSPNDTPVYLNVYDLTPMNGYIYWAGLGIFHSGIEVHGVEYAFGAHDYPTSGVFEVEPRQCPGFRFRRSIYLGTTCLDPIQVRQFMELQSVNYNGDSYHLIMKNCNHFCKDMCYKLTGSKIPKWVNRLARIGAICNCLLPESLKISPVGHDPNSQTEDSEKRRLRNPLSCFSSISSQRALPPSSSPFPPSPVKEPLASSSSRKSSTASLKSR; this is encoded by the exons ATGAAACTAAAGACAAAACGACCTGGATGGAAGTCCCTCGTGCCTCTGCAGCTGAGCAGGAAATCCACCATGCGCTTCTTTCTGTTTCCCAAGGTTCAGGCATCCGGTCAATCCCCAAATGATACTCCGGTTTATCTTAATGTGTATGATTTGACGCCCATGAATGGCTACATATATTGGGCAGGCCTTGGTATATTTCACTCTGGGATTGAAG TTCATGGCGTCGAATATGCATTTGGAGCACATGATTATCCCACAAGCGGGGTATTTGAGGTAGAGCCTCGTCAATGCCCTGGTTTCAGATTCAGGAGATCAATATATCTTGGTACGACGTGCTTAGATCCCATCCAAGTTAGGCAGTTCATGGAGCTACAGTCAGTAAACTACAATGGAGATTCTTACCATCTCATCATGAAGAATTGCAACCACTTTTGCAAGGATATGTGTTACAAATTGACCGGCAGCAAAATTCCAAAATGGGTGAATCGGCTCGCCAGAATAG GTGCGATCTGCAACTGCCTCCTCCCGGAGTCTCTGAAGATCTCCCCGGTCGGCCATGATCCAAACAGCCAGACCGAGGATTCAGAGAAGCGCCGTCTGCGGAACCCGTTGAGCTGTTTCTCCTCCATCTCAAGCCAGAGAGCGCTTCCCCCGTCTTCTTCCCCTTTCCCTCCATCGCCGGTGAAAGAGCCCCTTGCGAGCTCTTCGTCGAGGAAATCCAGCACGGCGTCGCTCAAGAGTAGGTAG